A window of the Helianthus annuus cultivar XRQ/B chromosome 4, HanXRQr2.0-SUNRISE, whole genome shotgun sequence genome harbors these coding sequences:
- the LOC110935892 gene encoding uncharacterized protein LOC110935892 gives MAISAFKSTTRRPPIGDTSPSTEDSPEYSSSKATPAFKSTTRRAPIGDSSLSTDESLTSSSSKAHRRSRSVSRFSRRIPAEFEPVTVPTPRRKFVNTVRGSDFPEISLDDLAIEFFSGNDNGSELDIESVSSGSRSSRCVGVKSDISTALSQRRSRSVSRNPSGGDLGVCSSSGVAGSAQRRGRSVSRRNDGNGAGSSGGGAVRVVSNGDSRRRRSVSVARRQISDTESDIDLSWSSASQPKSRSTNNGNSRVASFQRPTASSHRRLTRSMSQAPQMRLHDDYSSDIDLSRGSARQAKSTSVNSDNSRVPSFQRPTASSHRRLTRSMSQAPQMRRSHDDYLSQSSALTDDDLRDARYGRNEIEKTIRAVYAQRKIDHPTGDDANLGLCEAMRKELRSAVNDIMIELEQTMERKPSALSVHDRLYSKKSDATTRKNYTTKLKLDLLADRALEEQQVQDGFKIVREVLPESKTNANAQRVSYSRKRSNDRNRVSKRLNEEAEKYFEDFISNVEDTDFSSFDGERSDTSSSLVGSTVKQRDGALPTQNGDIISVPVEMEGINLPWLKWDDNVGVSPSTPKTKLWDPSQDLKIIQEHGSSHGSWNPEHTTVNSTNAKENTSRLFDLSKYIELERTEELLFDNWRERSVIRSGGLFLCSVIGHY, from the exons ATGGCTATATCGGCCTTCAAATCCACGACCAGAAGACCTCCGATCGGAGATACGTCACCATCGACGGAAGATTCGCCGGAATATTCCTCTTCTAAAGCTACTCCGGCGTTCAAATCGACGACTAGAAGAGCTCCGATCGGAGATTCATCACTGTCGACCGACGAATCGCTGACGTCATCGTCGTCTAAAGCTCACCGGCGTTCTAGAAGCGTAAGCAGATTCTCACGGCGGATTCCAGCTGAATTTGAACCGGTAACAGTTCCTACACCGAGACGGAAGTTCGTTAACACCGTTAGAGGCTCCGATTTTCCGGAAATTAGTCTCGATGATCTCGCAATCGAGTTTTTCTCCGGTAATGATAACGGTTCTGAGTTGGATATTGAGAGTGTAAGCAGTGGAAGTAGAAGTAGTCGATGTGTTGGTGTGAAGTCGGATATAAGTACAGCATTGTCTCAACGGCGTTCGCGGTCCGTGTCTAGAAACCCTAGCGGTGGTGATTTAGGTGTTTGTAGTAGTAGTGGTGTGGCTGGTTCTGCTCAGAGGCGTGGGAGGTCTGTTTCGAGGCGTAATGATGGTAATGGTGCTGGTTCTAGTGGTGGTGGTGCAGTTAGGGTTGTTTCTAACGGTGATTCGAGGAGGAGACGTTCCGTTTCGGTTGCTCGGCGTCAGATTAGTGACACGGAG AGTGATATAGATCTTTCCTGGAGTTCTGCAAGTCAGCCCAAATCTAGGAGCACAAATAATGGCAATAGTCGGGTTGCTTCTTTTCAGAGACCGACTGCTTCAAGCCATCGGAGGCTCACCAGGTCTATGAGCCAAGCACCTCAGATGAGGTTACATGATGACTACTCG AGTGATATAGATCTTTCCCGGGGTTCTGCAAGGCAAGCCAAATCTACGAGTGTGAATAGCGACAATAGTCGGGTTCCTTCGTTTCAAAGACCCACTGCTTCAAGTCATCGGAGGCTCACCAGGTCTATGAGCCAAGCACCACAGATGAGGAGGTCACATGATGACTACCTG AGCCAGTCTTCTGCACTGACTGATGATGATTTAAGAGATGCTCGTTATGGGAGAAATGAGATTGAGAAGACTATTCGAGCAGTTTATGCTCAAAGAAAG ATTGACCATCCTACTGGAGATGATGCAAACCTTGGCCTATGTGAAGCAATGAGAAAAGAACTTAGGTCTGCTGTCAACGACATCATGATAGAACTCGAACAG ACAATGGAAAGAAAGCCTTCTGCATTATCCGTCCACGATCGCTTGTATTCAAAAAAATCCGATGCAACAACAAGAAAGAACTATACAACAAAGTTAAAACTAGATTTATTAGCTGATAGGGCACTAGAAGAGCAACAGGTTCAGGATGGATTCAAGATCGTTAGGGAGGTGCTTCCCGAGTCAAAAACCAATGCTAATGCACAAAGAGTCTCGTACTCCCGAAAG AGGAGCAATGACAGGAACAGAGTGTCTAAACGATTAAACGAAGAAGCAGAAAAGTATTTTGAAGATTTTATATCAAATGTTGAAGATACGGATTTTTCTTCTTTTGATGGAGAAAGAAGTGACACGAGTTCAAGTTTAGTTGGGAGTACAGTCAAACAACGAGATGGCGCATTACCGACCCAAAATGGTGATATTATTTCTGTTCCTGTGGAAATGGAGGGTATTAATCTACCATGGTTGAAATGGGATGACAATGTTGGTGTTTCTCCTTCAACCCCAAAAACAAAATTGTGGGACCCATCTCAG GATTTAAAAATAATCCAAGAGCATGGCAGTAGCCATGGTAGCTGGAACCCTGAACATACAACCGTGAATTCAACAAACGCAAAAGAAAATACAAGTCGTCTATTTGACCTGAGCAAGTATATAGAGCTCGAGAGGACTGAAGAGTTACTATTTGATAACTGGAGGGAAAGAAGTGTAATTAGGTCTGGTGGTCTATTTCTTTGTAGTGTTATTGGCCATTATTGA
- the LOC110934426 gene encoding uncharacterized protein LOC110934426 gives MGSWDPQKWLRSAPGVRDCVSSHYTSMVDMMMLKFRPIAPKPVALGSGSSDLTKENVRISGRCKRRYVRVKRNECNKKRKPRPSTLTSSEKVSGDGDAAVTLSLMPETPKAMDHSLIKNISSPIWWYSKNNNYQTSRDGHVTPPKRPQTVSFVMVDMVTETTVDGGLEEWTDMDSDTCPRFISDGRDKVVWTNKAYKEMVVGGDEVFVVRKEGGWPAAFTCNVRVTCRTNMGTLSTVTVPCDTWRMESGGHAWRLDVKAALCLGC, from the exons ATGGGTTCCTGGGACCCACAAAAGTGGCTTAGATCCGCCCCTGGTGTTAGAGATTGTGTTTCAAG TCACTATACATCTATGGTGGACATGATGATGCTCAAGTTCAGACCGATTGCACCGAAACCGGTTGCTTTGGGATCGGGCTCTAGTGACTTGACAAAGGAGAATGTCCGTATAAGCGGCCGATGTAAGCGGAGGTACGTTAGGGTTAAACGAAACGAGTGTAATAAGAAAAGAAAACCACGTCCGTCAACGTTGACATCGTCAGAGAAAGTTTCCGGTGACGGAGACGCGGCGGTGACGCTATCGTTGATGCCCGAAACACCAAAGGCTATGGACCACTCATTGATCAAGAATATATCATCACCTATATGGTGGTActctaaaaacaataattatcaaACATCACGTGATGGTCACGTGACACCACCAAAGAGGCCACAAACGGTGTCGTTTGTGATGGTGGACATGGTCACGGAGACGACCGTGGATGGTGGGTTGGAAGAATGGACGGATATGGATAGTGACACGTGTCCAAGATTCATATCGGATGGCAGAGATAAGGTGGTGTGGACGAACAAGGCGTATAAAGAGATGGTTGTCGGTGGTGATGAGGTGTTTGTGGTTCGGAAAGAGGGTGGATGGCCGGCGGCATTCACGTGCAATGTGAGGGTCACGTGCCGGACCAACATGGGCACTTTATCAACCGTAACGGTGCCGTGTGACACGTGGAGGATGGAGAGTGGTGGACATGCATGGAGGTTGGACGTTAAGGCTGCACTTTGTTTGGGTTGTTAA
- the LOC110935891 gene encoding transcription factor GTE10, whose protein sequence is MTQMMGKSRKVSKGYTNGFVPDYRHAVETMADSEGYGSSGRVDMEITVSEVSCAPRNKSVNLSSDGYQHFGVPIQVVCLSKLSSFERKELELRLKRELERVRIFQRNIDEGLSPSSDVHSCSAGQRKSVPEFSRCVKKRGPPGLNGNGGSQLKKAVLPPATGNAMLMKQCETLLNRLMGHNFGWVFNTPVDVVALKIPDYHTVIKHPMDLGTVKTKLNSGKYADPWGFAADVRLTFSNAMTYNPRGNDVHIMAETLSKFFEVRWKAIEKKLSVATDTVIPVRQNVPETDIETATVMPPLKKKKTSSFGNERKQEPVKKTMSVADKLKLSSELEASLADLPETIIDFLKENSSNGNATADDEIEIDLDTFSDETLFKLRKILDDFLVDKQKSTVKPKSCEVEIHNESGIINSSVQAVKVNDVNEEDVDIGGNDLPVTSFPPVEIEKDTAARNSKCSSSSSSSSDSGSSSSDSDSESEGAKISAIVNNIKASLGPDVNLEQMTDIPHDAQDIVNGVGKVEQKSESIPVSAETDGHQEGERAPNERQVSPDKLYRAALLRSRFADTILKAQEKTVGKVEQQDIERLRLDKEEIEKRRKEEKARLQAEARAAEEAKRKAEVEAAAEAKRKRELDREAARQALQKMEKMVDINDNSQFLEDLEMLSVGPTEPLQSLIDENSADGFQDPLGSFNLNGKGNPLEQLGLYMKDDDEEDDDEPRTGPAI, encoded by the exons ATGACTCAGATGATGGGGAAGAGTAGGAAGGTTTCCAAGGGTTACACAAATGGGTTTGTACCGGATTATCGTCACGCGGTTGAGACAATGGCTGACTCGGAAGGGTACGGTAGTTCAGGGCGGGTGGATATGGAAATTACTGTTTCAGAGGTTTCTTGTGCGCCAAGGAACAAATCGGTTAACTTGAGTAGTGACGGTTATCAACATTTTGGGGTTCCGATTCAGGTTGTGTGTCTATCGAAGTTATCGAGTTTTGAGAGGAAAGAATTGGAGTTGAGGTTAAAACGTGAGCTTGAACGAGTTAGAATTTTTCAGAGGAATATCGATGAGGGTTTGTCGCCGTCGAGTGATGTTCATAGTTGTAGTGCTGGACAAAGGAAATCGGTTCCTGAGTTTTCGCGTTGTGTAAAGAAAAGGGGACCACCAGGGTTGAACGGGAATGGTGGGTCCCAGTTAAAGAAGGCGGTGTTGCCTCCGGCTACCGGGAATGCTATGTTGATGAAACAATGTGAGACGCTTTTGAACCGTTTGATGGGTCATAACTTTGGTTGGGTGTTTAATACTCCGGTTGATGTAGTGGCGTTAAAGATTCCGGATTATCATACGGTTATTAAACATCCGATGGATTTGGGAACTGTGAAAACAAAGCTGAATTCGGGAAAATATGCCGATCCATGGGGGTTTGCTGCCGACGTTAGGTTGACTTTTTCAAATGCGATGACTTATAATCCACGTGGAAACGATGTGCATATAATGGCCGAAACATTGAGTAAGTTTTTTGAAGTTAGATGGAAAGCGATTGAGAAGAAACTATCAGTGGCTACAGATACGGTTATTCCAGTTAGACAGAATGTTCCGGAAACCGACATTGAAACTGCTACTGTTATGCCTCcgttaaaaaagaaaaagacttCATCTTTCGGAAATGAACGAAAGCAAGAACCCGTGAAAAAGACGATGTCTGTTGCTGACAAGCTTAAATTGAGCTCTGAATTGGAGGCTTCACTGGCGGATTTACCTGAAACGATAATTGATTTTCTTAAAGAAAATAGTTCAAACGGGAATGCTACAGCGGATGATGAGATAGAGATTGATTTAGATACTTTTAGCGATGAAACATTGTTCAAGTTGAGGAAGATTCTAGATGAttttttggtggataaacaaaAAAGCACGGTTAAACCGAAAAGTTGTGAAGTCGAG ATTCATAATGAGTCAGGGATTATTAACTCTTCTGTGCAAGCAGTCAAAG TTAATGATGTGAATGAAGAGGATGTAGATATTGGTGGAAATGACTTGCCTGTAACGAGCTTCCCACCAGTAGAGATAGAGAAAGATACAGCTGCCAGAAACAGTAAATGCAGTAGTTCAAGTAGCTCCAGTAGCGATTCTGGATCATCATCTAGTG ATTCAGACAGTGAATCAGAAGGTGCTAAGATTTCTGCCATTGTAAACAATATCAAG GCTTCATTGGGCCCTGATGTTAATTTGGAGCAAATGACGGATATTCCCCATGATGCACAAG ATATTGTGAATGGTGTGGGAAAAGTTGAGCAGAAATCTGAATCTATTCCTGTTTCTGCTGAAACTGATGGTCATCAAGAGG GGGAGCGCGCTCCAAACGAAAGGCAAGTCTCTCCTGACAAGCTTTATCGCGCGGCACTATTGAGAAGTCGTTTTGCTGACACCATTCTCAAAGCTCAAGAGAAAACCGTTGGAAAG GTTGAGCAGCAGGATATAGAGAGGTTGAGGCTTGATAAGGAAGAGATAGAAAAGCGAAGAAAAGAAG AAAAAGCTCGGCTGCAAGCTGAAGCAAGGGCTGCCGAAGAGGCAAAACGAAAAGCAGAAGTAGAAGCAGCTGCTGAAGCCAAACGGAAAAGGGAACTTGATAGAGAAGCAGCACGTCAAGCTCTACAAAAG ATGGAAAAGATGGTTGATATAAATGACAACTCGCAGTTTCTCGAAGACCTCGAAATGCTAAGCGTGGGACCCACCGAGCCTTTACAAAGCTTAATAGATGAAAACAGTGCAGATGGTTTTCAAGATCCTTTAGGGAGCTTTAACTTGAATGGAAAAGGGAATCCATTGGAGCAACTTGGTTTATATATGAAAGatgatgacgaagaggatgatgacgAGCCAAGAACCGGTCCCGCCATATGA